In one window of Opitutus sp. GAS368 DNA:
- a CDS encoding DUF4304 domain-containing protein, with product MAIYKKALLAALSPALRAQQFKKLGATWVRDCEEVFCVLNVQTSQWSELYYFNVGVSVKALFTGAKPSFYDCHFGERIPQGDEVEVYGDLADFSGERPSAAERIERLADMIPASAVAWFSRHDSAEKLRARASDSPKTTVALRHSLNQGGCAQVREPNHSTEPLSPSRGGSS from the coding sequence ATGGCTATCTACAAGAAAGCTCTCCTCGCGGCACTAAGCCCGGCGCTGCGAGCGCAGCAGTTCAAGAAGCTTGGCGCGACCTGGGTGCGAGACTGCGAAGAAGTTTTTTGCGTTCTGAACGTCCAGACCTCGCAGTGGAGCGAGCTATATTATTTCAATGTTGGCGTATCGGTTAAGGCGCTCTTCACGGGAGCAAAGCCGAGTTTTTACGACTGCCATTTTGGCGAGCGCATTCCGCAGGGAGACGAGGTCGAGGTTTATGGCGATCTTGCCGACTTCAGTGGCGAGCGACCCAGCGCCGCAGAGCGAATTGAACGGTTGGCGGATATGATCCCGGCTTCTGCTGTTGCATGGTTTTCGCGCCATGACTCGGCCGAGAAGCTACGTGCGCGAGCAAGCGACTCCCCAAAAACGACCGTAGCTCTTCGGCATTCCCTAAATCAGGGGGGCTGCGCACAAGTGAGAGAGCCGAACCACTCGACAGAGCCACTCTCGCCAAGCCGAGGTGGTTCATCGTAA
- the plsY gene encoding glycerol-3-phosphate 1-O-acyltransferase PlsY, producing MTILWAVGLILLAYLAGSIPTGYWMGLTKGIDIRTVGSGSTGATNVLRSVGKKEALVVFMVDIAKGYLPVWWAMTLEPSLWSSLGLPPYTIPVVIALMPVVGHSRSIFLKFTGGKSAATGLGTFLALNPLAAGIIFAVWIIVLAASKTVSLASTSASAAAPFVSYFCGAPPAIIGFSVVGSLYVIIRHRSNLKRLMSGTEPRIGRK from the coding sequence GTGACGATTCTTTGGGCTGTCGGGCTGATTCTTTTGGCATATTTGGCTGGTTCCATTCCTACCGGCTACTGGATGGGGCTGACCAAAGGCATAGATATTCGCACCGTCGGCAGTGGCTCGACTGGAGCGACCAATGTCCTTCGCAGCGTCGGCAAGAAAGAAGCACTCGTTGTATTCATGGTTGATATCGCCAAGGGATATCTTCCCGTCTGGTGGGCGATGACGTTGGAACCATCACTATGGTCGAGCCTCGGTCTGCCTCCTTACACGATACCAGTCGTGATAGCACTCATGCCTGTCGTCGGTCACAGTCGCTCTATCTTTCTAAAATTTACGGGCGGTAAAAGCGCGGCAACAGGGCTGGGAACATTCCTGGCTCTCAATCCTCTGGCAGCAGGCATAATATTTGCGGTATGGATTATTGTTTTAGCCGCCTCGAAGACTGTCTCTCTGGCATCGACTAGCGCATCTGCTGCGGCACCGTTCGTCTCTTATTTCTGCGGAGCACCGCCAGCGATCATCGGCTTTTCCGTCGTCGGCTCCCTCTATGTCATCATCAGACATCGCTCCAATTTGAAGAGATTGATGAGCGGAACAGAACCGCGTATCGGCAGAAAGTAG
- a CDS encoding tRNA-dihydrouridine synthase family protein: MQDVTDLPFMRVAAHYGAPDYFFTEFFRVHGQSRPEKHILRSIVENKTGRPVFAQLIGEHVPDMVRTVKELLQYPIAGIDLNMGCPAPKIYKKNVGGGLLRDPAKINDLIGALRDAVPGLFTVKMRIGFDSTENYERVLGLINKHGVDLLSVHGRTVKEGYRSDVHYDFIGTAVRTVRCPVLANGNVTSADKAAAVLAETGAAGVMIGRHAIRNPWIFRQCRERLEVERGLRTRLTGGSASQPTAIDPAGRVVPNPPPSSVLCPPSSVLCAPSSVFAPTLADVREYITRLYRETQTPDIPEKAHVAKMKKYLNFVGQSVDAEGRFLHEMRRAMTEAELFAVCDTHLLTEPAKLFATEPYPGIIARPNCETPVESCSLDTVTA, from the coding sequence ATGCAGGACGTCACCGATCTGCCCTTCATGCGCGTCGCCGCGCATTACGGCGCGCCGGACTATTTCTTTACCGAGTTCTTCCGCGTCCACGGTCAGTCGCGCCCTGAGAAACACATCCTTCGCTCCATCGTCGAGAACAAGACCGGCCGCCCTGTCTTCGCCCAGCTGATCGGCGAGCATGTGCCGGACATGGTCCGCACCGTGAAGGAGCTGCTCCAGTATCCGATCGCCGGCATCGACCTCAACATGGGTTGCCCGGCGCCCAAGATCTACAAGAAGAACGTCGGCGGCGGCCTCCTGCGCGACCCGGCCAAGATCAACGATCTGATCGGCGCCCTGCGCGACGCCGTGCCCGGCCTGTTCACCGTCAAGATGCGCATCGGCTTCGACTCGACTGAAAACTACGAGCGCGTCCTCGGCCTCATCAACAAGCACGGCGTTGATCTGCTCAGTGTCCACGGCCGCACCGTGAAGGAAGGCTACCGCAGTGACGTCCACTACGACTTCATCGGCACCGCCGTCCGCACCGTGCGCTGTCCCGTGCTGGCGAACGGCAACGTGACCTCCGCCGATAAGGCCGCCGCCGTGCTCGCCGAGACGGGCGCCGCCGGCGTCATGATCGGCCGCCACGCCATCCGCAACCCGTGGATCTTCCGGCAATGCCGCGAACGGCTCGAGGTGGAGCGCGGTCTCCGGACGCGCTTAACTGGAGGGTCGGCCTCCCAGCCGACCGCAATTGATCCGGCAGGGCGGGTTGTCCCTAACCCGCCACCGTCCTCCGTCCTCTGCCCTCCGTCCTCTGTCCTCTGTGCTCCGTCCTCCGTCTTCGCCCCCACCCTCGCTGACGTCCGCGAATACATCACCCGCCTCTACCGCGAGACCCAGACCCCGGACATCCCCGAGAAGGCGCACGTCGCCAAGATGAAGAAATACCTGAACTTCGTCGGCCAGAGCGTGGATGCCGAGGGCAGGTTCCTGCACGAGATGCGCCGCGCCATGACCGAGGCCGAGCTCTTCGCCGTCTGTGACACCCACCTACTGACCGAACCGGCCAAGCTGTTCGCGACGGAACCCTACCCCGGCATCATCGCCCGCCCGAACTGCGAGACCCCCGTGGAGAGCTGCTCGCTCGACACGGTGACGGCCTGA
- a CDS encoding bifunctional nuclease family protein gives MPADIVEVSIKGLMPTANGCAVFLGNEDKTFVIYVDPSVGSAISMTINGVKKERPLTHDLIGHLLLGFEIGLERIIINDVNDGTYFARIILHMQNELGRKFLELDARPSDSIVLALQQKRPIFVARKVFDLVEDMSEILERVLKQQKEEPKDEGDQ, from the coding sequence ATGCCCGCTGACATTGTCGAAGTCTCCATCAAAGGCCTGATGCCCACGGCCAACGGCTGCGCCGTGTTCCTCGGGAACGAGGACAAGACCTTCGTCATCTACGTGGACCCGAGCGTCGGCAGCGCCATCTCGATGACGATCAACGGCGTCAAGAAGGAGCGCCCGCTCACCCACGACCTCATCGGCCACCTGCTCCTGGGCTTCGAGATCGGCCTCGAGCGCATCATCATCAACGACGTCAACGACGGCACCTACTTCGCCCGCATCATCCTGCACATGCAGAACGAGCTCGGCCGCAAGTTCCTCGAACTCGACGCGCGCCCCAGCGACTCCATCGTCCTCGCCCTCCAGCAGAAGCGCCCGATTTTCGTCGCCCGCAAGGTCTTCGACCTCGTGGAGGACATGTCCGAAATCCTCGAGCGCGTCCTCAAGCAGCAGAAAGAAGAGCCCAAGGACGAGGGAGACCAGTGA
- the lpxI gene encoding UDP-2,3-diacylglucosamine diphosphatase LpxI (LpxI, functionally equivalent to LpxH, replaces it in LPS biosynthesis in a minority of bacteria.), producing the protein MSAFLPKDFDAQRPVALIAGRGNYPVITAAAIRTAGVPLRLIAMDDETEPPLIASFPESERVTLNVGQVGKMLDTLKAFGAGYALMAGQVKPKKLFHGLVPDLKAASILFSLKRRNAETIFGAIAAEIEKLGVTLLDARAFIDDQLATAGAMTGKLGIDDEYVQHGIHIAREMARLDIGQGCVVRKGTVLAVEAFEGTDEMLRRAGTFKTDETLFVKTVKARQDFRFDVPVFGLRTLETMHAAGLHAAALEAGKVIVLEKPAVLAQARAWGIALHGF; encoded by the coding sequence ATGTCCGCCTTCCTGCCCAAGGATTTTGACGCCCAGCGCCCCGTCGCCCTCATCGCCGGCCGCGGCAACTATCCCGTCATCACCGCCGCCGCCATCCGCACCGCCGGCGTGCCGCTGCGGCTCATTGCCATGGACGACGAGACCGAGCCCCCGCTCATCGCGAGCTTCCCGGAAAGCGAACGCGTCACGTTGAACGTCGGCCAGGTTGGCAAGATGCTCGACACCCTGAAAGCCTTCGGTGCCGGCTATGCCCTCATGGCCGGCCAGGTGAAGCCCAAGAAACTCTTCCACGGCCTCGTGCCCGACCTCAAGGCGGCCTCCATCCTGTTTTCCCTCAAGCGCCGCAATGCCGAGACCATCTTCGGCGCCATCGCCGCCGAGATCGAGAAACTCGGCGTCACGCTGCTCGATGCCCGCGCCTTCATCGACGATCAGCTCGCCACCGCGGGCGCCATGACCGGCAAGCTCGGCATCGACGACGAATACGTTCAGCACGGCATCCACATCGCCCGAGAGATGGCCCGCCTCGACATCGGCCAGGGCTGCGTCGTCCGCAAGGGCACGGTCCTTGCCGTCGAGGCCTTTGAAGGCACTGACGAAATGTTGCGTCGCGCCGGCACCTTCAAGACCGACGAGACCCTCTTCGTGAAGACCGTGAAGGCCAGGCAGGACTTCCGCTTCGACGTGCCGGTCTTCGGCCTGCGCACCCTCGAGACCATGCACGCCGCCGGCCTCCACGCCGCCGCGCTTGAGGCCGGCAAGGTCATCGTCCTGGAAAAGCCCGCCGTGCTCGCGCAGGCCAGGGCCTGGGGCATCGCCTTACATGGCTTTTAG
- a CDS encoding polysaccharide biosynthesis tyrosine autokinase, protein MSAPDAPLPTAPARAPGPSLHGNDQQVVEKRSLRDYYVILRERLWIALPVALLVALSIGYYQAQEIPMYSSTATMQFERPERVVQNEQVVDTAVRSEVDLGTYLQILQSGRLRTMVAQSLTPDEIRLLQRPYLKDLAPGANPPAVGGLLGSMSPLSIRNSFLITITVNNRDPEGAALLANRFVEQFMRYLMENVGGKNEFAVDYLRSRAKELQQESEAAEGKLQDYRRKHNLVSLDNSMNIVGERLRTVNATLTTARLARLDIETLLSQIEKMQKENPANLLEIGYISAYGNIPVLKNNLAELNKQQAILSERYLERHPKMIELANSIDVVTAQITRNIEQSISDLRTQYVKLQDTEASYIKEYQAAEKDNLRLGDLSVDFKSLENQAQVAKSNYLEILNRLNQVTTSKNLENIPVKPLDRALPKGSPDTPNIRNIVKTSIGLGLVVFAGVAIGLSFLDDRVKSAWDIEGFIGAHLLGIIPELGDVPDTEKHSLVNSNRTSPGSEAFLSVYSAVKIQSKLDFPKSILVTSTIPGEGKTMISCNLAGSFARHGKKVLLIDCDMRRPMLHRHFKLTNEAGLIAWFEAGAKIPADPFTDASLGFTKVDENLFLLRSGGRSKSPTELLETAVFGQFIEAMKQHFDLIVVDSPPMGAVTDSLLIAERTDEVIYVCRFNRAYRKHIRLYIKQLKESKNELLGIVLNGLSPRRIEYYSNYRYYRSYKKYYGSQS, encoded by the coding sequence ATGTCCGCCCCCGACGCTCCTCTCCCGACCGCCCCGGCCCGCGCACCCGGACCCTCCCTGCATGGCAATGACCAGCAGGTCGTCGAGAAGCGTTCCCTGCGCGACTACTACGTCATTCTGCGCGAACGCCTTTGGATCGCGCTGCCGGTGGCCCTGCTCGTCGCCCTGTCGATCGGCTATTACCAGGCGCAGGAGATCCCGATGTATTCCAGCACGGCCACCATGCAGTTCGAGCGGCCGGAGCGCGTGGTGCAGAACGAGCAGGTCGTGGACACCGCGGTCCGGTCCGAGGTCGATCTCGGCACTTACCTCCAGATCCTGCAAAGCGGCCGGCTTCGCACCATGGTCGCCCAATCGCTGACCCCCGACGAGATCCGGCTGCTCCAGCGCCCCTACCTCAAGGACCTCGCGCCCGGCGCCAACCCGCCCGCCGTCGGCGGCCTGCTCGGCAGCATGTCACCGCTTTCGATCCGCAACAGCTTCCTGATCACCATCACCGTCAACAACCGCGACCCCGAGGGCGCCGCGCTGCTGGCGAACCGCTTCGTCGAACAGTTCATGCGCTACCTCATGGAGAATGTCGGCGGCAAGAACGAGTTCGCCGTGGACTACCTGCGCAGCCGCGCCAAGGAGCTCCAGCAGGAATCCGAGGCCGCCGAAGGCAAGCTCCAGGACTACCGCCGCAAGCACAACCTCGTCTCCCTCGACAACAGCATGAACATCGTCGGTGAGCGCCTCCGCACCGTGAACGCCACGCTCACGACCGCCCGGCTCGCGCGCCTCGATATCGAGACCCTGCTCAGCCAGATCGAGAAGATGCAGAAGGAGAACCCGGCCAACCTGCTCGAGATCGGCTACATCTCCGCCTACGGCAACATCCCGGTCCTGAAGAACAACCTCGCCGAACTCAACAAGCAGCAGGCCATCCTCAGCGAGCGCTACCTCGAGCGCCACCCGAAGATGATCGAGCTCGCGAACTCCATCGATGTCGTCACGGCCCAGATCACCCGCAACATCGAGCAGTCCATCTCCGACCTGCGCACCCAATACGTGAAGCTGCAGGACACCGAGGCCTCCTACATCAAGGAATACCAGGCCGCCGAGAAGGACAATCTCCGCCTCGGTGATCTCTCCGTCGACTTCAAGAGCCTCGAGAACCAGGCGCAGGTGGCCAAGAGCAACTACCTCGAGATCCTCAACCGCCTGAACCAGGTCACGACCTCGAAGAACCTGGAGAACATTCCCGTCAAGCCGCTCGACCGCGCCCTGCCCAAGGGGTCGCCGGATACGCCGAACATCCGCAACATCGTCAAGACGAGCATCGGCCTCGGCCTGGTTGTTTTTGCCGGCGTCGCCATCGGCCTCAGCTTCCTCGACGACCGCGTGAAGAGCGCCTGGGACATCGAGGGCTTCATCGGCGCCCACCTGCTCGGCATCATTCCGGAACTCGGCGACGTGCCGGACACCGAGAAACACTCGCTGGTCAACAGCAACCGCACCTCGCCCGGCTCCGAGGCCTTCCTCAGCGTCTACAGCGCGGTCAAGATCCAGTCCAAGCTCGACTTCCCGAAGTCCATCCTCGTCACCAGCACGATCCCCGGCGAGGGCAAGACGATGATCAGCTGCAACCTGGCCGGCTCGTTCGCCCGCCACGGCAAGAAGGTCCTGCTCATCGACTGCGACATGCGCCGCCCGATGCTGCACCGCCACTTCAAGCTGACCAACGAGGCCGGCCTCATCGCGTGGTTTGAGGCCGGGGCCAAGATCCCCGCCGACCCCTTCACCGACGCCTCGCTCGGCTTCACCAAGGTGGACGAGAACCTCTTCCTCCTCCGTTCCGGTGGCCGCTCGAAGAGCCCCACCGAGCTGCTCGAGACCGCCGTCTTCGGCCAGTTTATCGAGGCCATGAAGCAGCACTTCGACCTCATCGTCGTGGACTCGCCGCCCATGGGCGCCGTCACCGACTCGCTGCTCATCGCCGAACGCACCGACGAGGTCATCTACGTGTGCCGCTTCAATCGCGCCTACCGCAAGCACATCCGCCTCTACATCAAGCAGCTCAAGGAGAGCAAAAACGAACTGCTCGGCATCGTGCTCAACGGCCTCTCGCCGCGGCGCATCGAGTATTACAGCAATTACCGCTATTATCGGAGCTACAAGAAATACTACGGCTCGCAGTCGTAG
- a CDS encoding polysaccharide biosynthesis/export family protein: MKIARLFPFLLAALALGGGLPAFGQGTGKSDNKKNYVHTLGLADRVRVAVYQEEDLTSLTRIDARGRINMPLLGEIAIGGMTVVEAQAAIENAYKEGRFLRNPQVTVSVEEYAPREVSIQGAIRSAGRYTLPIESTLTVVELVTKAGGITDIGKGTAVTVTRILPDGTKKVFTVDVDSVIKGKKDTRTDDSSMVLLPGDIVYVPERLI, encoded by the coding sequence ATGAAAATCGCCCGCCTCTTTCCCTTCCTTCTGGCCGCCCTCGCGCTGGGCGGCGGTCTGCCGGCATTCGGCCAGGGCACCGGCAAATCTGACAACAAGAAAAACTACGTCCACACCCTGGGCTTGGCGGACCGCGTGCGGGTCGCCGTTTACCAGGAAGAGGACCTGACCAGCCTCACGCGCATCGATGCCCGCGGCCGGATCAACATGCCGCTGCTGGGCGAGATCGCGATTGGCGGCATGACCGTGGTCGAGGCCCAGGCCGCGATCGAGAACGCCTACAAGGAAGGGCGCTTCCTGCGCAATCCGCAGGTCACCGTCAGTGTCGAGGAATACGCCCCGCGCGAGGTTTCCATCCAGGGCGCCATCCGCAGCGCCGGCCGCTACACCCTGCCCATCGAATCCACCCTCACCGTCGTCGAGCTGGTCACCAAGGCCGGCGGCATCACCGACATCGGCAAGGGCACCGCCGTCACGGTCACCCGCATCCTGCCCGACGGCACCAAGAAGGTCTTCACCGTCGACGTCGACAGCGTCATCAAGGGCAAGAAGGACACCCGGACCGACGACAGTTCCATGGTGCTCCTGCCGGGCGACATCGTCTACGTGCCCGAGCGCCTGATCTGA
- a CDS encoding outer membrane beta-barrel protein — protein MIFPAPARTCLLGLAALLLGLPAAHALINLDGTRNQLFVFGSVTLAYDSNVFSDSSGRGDYTVTGAVGAEMKRRAGIIAVNATLTFNYASYSKYSHEDSFNPNLHVEFNKTTGRTTGAFTISAFRESRSDSAVNLRTNSWNFPLGLNLKYPVNDRYYFTSETTYLRRQYVQTTALANLTDYSQALDVFYVYTSRLDLVGGYRIRVSKTSLGSDSYDHWFNVGASGGLLAKLNGTVRLGYQIRDVRGTGQQSYANFNALAAIGWPVTRKLSLNGQLSRDFNTIATGASVDSTSAALNASYAFSRKVEFNAGLGYGLNRFLGTTPPPPPRRDTFFSFNVGARYKMNEHLQVGAAYTYFRNWSTFALSGFDRQGFSLDVSSRY, from the coding sequence GTGATTTTCCCCGCCCCAGCCCGAACCTGCCTACTCGGACTTGCCGCGCTCCTGCTGGGCCTGCCGGCCGCCCACGCGCTCATCAACCTCGACGGCACGCGGAACCAGCTGTTCGTCTTCGGCAGCGTGACGCTGGCCTATGACTCCAACGTCTTCTCCGATTCGAGCGGCCGGGGTGACTACACCGTGACGGGCGCGGTGGGCGCCGAGATGAAGCGCCGCGCGGGCATCATCGCGGTCAACGCCACGCTCACCTTCAACTACGCCAGCTACAGCAAGTATTCGCACGAGGATTCCTTCAATCCCAACCTGCACGTGGAGTTCAACAAGACCACCGGACGCACCACCGGGGCCTTCACGATCAGCGCCTTCCGTGAAAGCCGGTCGGACAGCGCGGTCAACCTGCGCACGAATTCCTGGAATTTCCCCCTCGGGCTCAACCTGAAGTATCCGGTGAACGACAGATATTATTTCACCTCCGAGACCACCTACCTGCGCCGCCAATACGTGCAAACCACGGCGCTCGCCAACCTCACCGATTACTCGCAGGCCCTCGACGTGTTCTACGTCTACACCTCCCGGCTCGACCTGGTCGGCGGCTACCGCATCCGGGTGTCCAAGACCTCCCTCGGCAGCGACTCCTACGACCATTGGTTCAACGTCGGGGCCTCCGGCGGCCTGCTGGCCAAGCTGAACGGCACAGTGCGCCTCGGTTACCAGATTCGCGATGTCCGCGGCACCGGCCAACAGAGCTATGCCAACTTCAATGCCCTGGCCGCCATCGGCTGGCCGGTCACCCGGAAACTCAGCCTCAACGGCCAGCTCAGCCGGGACTTCAACACCATCGCCACGGGCGCGTCGGTCGACTCCACCTCCGCCGCGCTCAACGCCAGCTACGCCTTCAGCCGCAAGGTGGAGTTCAACGCCGGGCTGGGCTACGGCCTGAACCGCTTCCTCGGGACGACCCCGCCCCCGCCCCCGCGGCGCGACACTTTCTTCAGTTTCAACGTCGGCGCCCGCTACAAGATGAACGAGCACTTGCAAGTCGGTGCCGCGTATACCTACTTCCGGAACTGGTCCACCTTCGCGCTCTCGGGCTTTGACCGGCAGGGATTTTCCCTCGATGTTTCCAGCCGCTACTGA
- a CDS encoding FecR domain-containing protein — translation MKTKLSRILLLSVAALVVVAPSAFAQRQLGKKKGPTSKIYLAEAVGDSEIQTGEKIYTARQATAFDAPGTVIETKAGAHNAFVYSNGTGMFVDQNTRVEIDRFVQEPFKPDRNSTADAPYEPSISQSAVHVAHGAVGVCTSQLVSGSSMSYSTPQAAVNIRGGKVSIETNANETIIDLLDGDITVRGGSKDIGGQVLRPGERAVVRSSPAGLPPTVTISQIPPEALQASDERVSVACNAKKTVTFEAIEKKAEVGLDAPPARTSATGTPTTPAGTTGAGGSDDSQEIVAKPTVPAAPPINVVISPDRLSGN, via the coding sequence ATGAAAACCAAACTCAGCCGCATCCTCCTGCTCAGCGTTGCCGCGCTGGTGGTGGTTGCGCCCAGTGCGTTCGCCCAGCGCCAACTCGGCAAAAAGAAAGGCCCGACCAGCAAGATCTACCTGGCCGAGGCGGTTGGCGACAGCGAGATCCAGACCGGGGAAAAGATCTACACCGCCCGCCAGGCGACCGCCTTTGATGCCCCCGGCACCGTGATCGAGACCAAGGCGGGCGCCCACAACGCCTTCGTGTATTCCAACGGCACCGGCATGTTCGTCGACCAGAACACCCGCGTGGAAATCGACCGCTTCGTGCAGGAGCCGTTCAAACCCGACCGCAATTCCACGGCGGATGCCCCCTATGAGCCGTCCATCTCGCAGAGCGCCGTCCATGTGGCCCATGGCGCCGTCGGCGTCTGCACCAGCCAGCTGGTCTCGGGCAGTTCCATGTCCTATTCCACGCCCCAGGCGGCCGTGAACATCCGGGGCGGCAAGGTCTCGATCGAGACCAACGCCAACGAAACGATCATCGATCTGCTCGACGGCGACATCACCGTGCGCGGCGGCAGCAAGGACATCGGCGGCCAGGTCCTTCGGCCCGGCGAGCGCGCCGTCGTGCGGTCCTCGCCGGCGGGCTTGCCGCCGACCGTGACCATCAGCCAGATCCCGCCCGAGGCGCTGCAGGCCTCGGATGAGCGCGTCAGCGTCGCCTGCAACGCCAAGAAGACCGTCACTTTCGAGGCCATTGAGAAGAAAGCCGAGGTCGGGCTCGACGCTCCGCCGGCGCGAACAAGCGCGACAGGCACCCCGACCACTCCCGCGGGCACCACCGGCGCCGGTGGTTCGGACGACAGCCAGGAAATCGTGGCCAAGCCCACCGTCCCCGCGGCTCCGCCGATCAACGTCGTCATCAGCCCCGACCGGCTGTCGGGCAACTGA